TATTTAACGAGAAACAATTACAATTGGATATGATCGGTCTAGATACGGCGCACCCTATAATGCAGATCAATGGAAAGGTAATATAGATAGATTTTCATACGTTTGGATAAATATATCTTTTTTTCTCTTACTTTTTGATCATTTTAGTTTTACGAGGGCGCTTATGAAGATGTCTGTGGTACTTACATGTTTTTTACAAAAAATGACAATTCTATAGTAGATGATCCTGTTTTTGACGTTGCtccaaatttgaaatattttgcTAAAACTAGAAAATCTCTAAAAATGCAACGAATCTTCATAAAGTCTAGAACCGAAGTTCTTGGTGATTCTGAACATAATCAGTGTGTACCAAATTTAAATACCCTTAAGCAAGCTGGAATACCATTTCGGTATCAGAAAGAAGGTATTCATAAATAAATATGTACCTAATTTTTTTACTGCGATCTAATTTACAAAATTAAAAAGTTCATCTTGTAGCTTTCTCATTTTGGGAGACTATGCGTAATAATAGATTGAAAGCATTACGCTTGTATTTAGAAAAACAACGAGTtagggaagaaaaaaaatctcAAGGTATAACGCTGGAATCTGAATCTGATGAAGATAATCCGTTTGCCATGTATAAACGTAGAGAAGAATTTTCTAATTCAATCAAACCTGAAAACATCGATATTAATCCAGAAAGGGTATTAAGTCCCAGCGATAATCAAGTTTCTCCAAAATCTATACGTCCTAAAGAAATAAGTGAAAAGAATTCAGATATTATTAAAAATGATGATGACGATCGTTTAATTAGATCTGTAAAAGGTTATAAAGTTAAAGCAGCTCGAAAAAAAAAGCTAACTCTTTCTCATAAcagaaaaagaataaaacttgaaACGAAACAACTGCTAAAAAATGATAAAGTTTCGTCGTCTGATATGCTTGAAAACGAATTGTCAATTTCAAAAATAAAATCAGGCAACTGTAGCGAGCACAACGTTATTAAAACTTTTAGTTCGTTAGAGATTAATGAAAATTCTAGTGAAAACAATAGTTAAGCGTAGAATACCGGCAAATTAAAGAATTAAATTTGGGTACCGATTAAGTTGATTCGGATAATGATAAAACTGTAAAAGTAGAAATGAAAGAGATTTTATAATGCATAAAAACAATCGCAGTAATTATATAGAATTACATTTATTTACTTTGTAACCTATGTTATTTGTTTCAATATCTTTAGTTTCAGTTGAAAATTTGATACAACAATAGTTATGCGTAACATTTATTACCAACATGTAACAAAGTGGAAACTTAGGTATATATCGTTTGATTGAAATTCTAGACTAAAATTTGCATTACTATAGCATCATATTTTATTTCAAGTAATTTTGAAATACTGAATTAATTTGAGACATTACCCACTGTACTGATTAATTAATACACTTAAAACAATAAGTTATGCCAAATTAAATTTTCtgattttttatataaaaaattagCCAT
This is a stretch of genomic DNA from Xylocopa sonorina isolate GNS202 chromosome 8, iyXylSono1_principal, whole genome shotgun sequence. It encodes these proteins:
- the LOC143426439 gene encoding uncharacterized protein LOC143426439 isoform X1, with amino-acid sequence MGSDSEVSGDEEEILVYVEFEGLDGNIFNEKQLQLDMIGLDTAHPIMQINGKFYEGAYEDVCGTYMFFTKNDNSIVDDPVFDVAPNLKYFAKTRKSLKMQRIFIKSRTEVLGDSEHNQCVPNLNTLKQAGIPFRYQKEAFSFWETMRNNRLKALRLYLEKQRVREEKKSQGITLESESDEDNPFAMYKRREEFSNSIKPENIDINPERVLSPSDNQVSPKSIRPKEISEKNSDIIKNDDDDRLIRSVKGYKVKAARKKKLTLSHNRKRIKLETKQLLKNDKVSSSDMLENELSISKIKSGNCSEHNVIKTFSSLEINENSSENNS
- the LOC143426439 gene encoding uncharacterized protein LOC143426439 isoform X2, whose protein sequence is MKKRFLYTAHPIMQINGKFYEGAYEDVCGTYMFFTKNDNSIVDDPVFDVAPNLKYFAKTRKSLKMQRIFIKSRTEVLGDSEHNQCVPNLNTLKQAGIPFRYQKEAFSFWETMRNNRLKALRLYLEKQRVREEKKSQGITLESESDEDNPFAMYKRREEFSNSIKPENIDINPERVLSPSDNQVSPKSIRPKEISEKNSDIIKNDDDDRLIRSVKGYKVKAARKKKLTLSHNRKRIKLETKQLLKNDKVSSSDMLENELSISKIKSGNCSEHNVIKTFSSLEINENSSENNS